One region of Thiorhodovibrio frisius genomic DNA includes:
- a CDS encoding DUF429 domain-containing protein, which translates to MRVYGIDFTSRPRRGKPITCLQCQLEGQRLTAGALACWCDFASFESFLNQPGPWIAGLDFPFGQSRTFVTNIGWPMTWSGYVRHAENLGRTGFRQALDAYRAQRAVGDKEHRRATDRAAGAISPQKLYGTPVGLMFFEGAPRLLRAGVTIPGVHRGDPERICVEAYPGVLARQLIGRRSYKQDDSKKQSREREQARHDLLTAILDGATRPVYGLEVTAPTRLAADPTGDRLDALLCAIQAAWAWTQRAEGSDQLTAPTASDPLEGWIADPQARGRPPEPSRIKA; encoded by the coding sequence ATGCGCGTTTACGGCATCGATTTCACCAGTCGCCCCCGGCGCGGCAAGCCCATCACCTGTCTGCAATGCCAGTTGGAAGGACAGCGGTTAACAGCCGGAGCGCTCGCGTGCTGGTGCGATTTCGCGTCCTTTGAATCCTTCCTCAACCAACCCGGCCCCTGGATCGCCGGGCTGGATTTCCCCTTTGGCCAGTCGCGTACCTTTGTCACCAACATCGGCTGGCCCATGACCTGGTCGGGATATGTGCGTCATGCTGAGAACCTGGGTCGCACGGGTTTCCGCCAAGCGCTCGATGCCTATCGCGCCCAGCGGGCTGTCGGAGACAAGGAACATCGGCGTGCGACTGATCGCGCTGCTGGCGCCATCAGCCCGCAGAAGCTTTATGGCACCCCGGTCGGGCTGATGTTCTTCGAAGGTGCGCCCCGGTTGTTGCGCGCTGGTGTGACCATTCCGGGGGTCCATCGCGGCGACCCGGAGCGCATCTGCGTCGAAGCCTATCCCGGTGTTCTGGCGCGCCAGTTGATTGGACGCCGCTCCTATAAGCAGGATGATTCCAAGAAGCAAAGCCGCGAACGCGAGCAAGCGCGCCACGACCTGCTGACAGCGATTCTGGACGGGGCGACAAGACCCGTTTATGGCCTGGAGGTCACAGCCCCCACGCGCCTGGCCGCTGATCCGACAGGGGATAGGCTCGATGCCTTGCTCTGTGCCATCCAGGCCGCCTGGGCCTGGACGCAACGCGCAGAGGGTTCTGATCAGCTGACCGCGCCAACAGCCAGCGACCCGCTCGAAGGCTGGATCGCCGATCCGCAGGCGCGAGGTCGACCGCCAGAGCCGAGCCGAATCAAGGCTTGA
- the traL gene encoding type IV conjugative transfer system protein TraL — MHPLALPHGVDDPPSLLLWRLDELIPLVLMLVIGMLSDRLLIFLALGLGLSRLYGRFRDSRPDGFTLHWGYWHGLVPLKARRCPNPFTRRFQP; from the coding sequence ATGCATCCCCTTGCGCTTCCCCATGGCGTCGATGACCCGCCCTCGCTGCTGCTGTGGCGGCTCGATGAACTCATCCCGCTGGTGCTCATGCTCGTGATCGGCATGCTCAGCGACCGACTGCTGATCTTCCTCGCCCTGGGACTGGGTCTGTCGCGGCTCTACGGGCGCTTTCGTGACAGCCGCCCCGATGGCTTCACCCTGCACTGGGGCTACTGGCACGGGCTGGTTCCGCTCAAGGCGCGGCGCTGCCCAAATCCCTTCACCCGCCGCTTTCAGCCCTGA
- a CDS encoding ADP-ribosylglycohydrolase family protein yields the protein MSDHRPSSPPESLDRIQGALLGVALADAWGAPHEGGPLEGLLWRMIGTRHGRWRWTDDTQMTFDVAASLAELGRIDQDDLALRFARSYRWSRGYGPGAARILKRIRRGEHWSSASRKVYTQGSFGNGAAMRAVPIGLFFAGQGTHTLITAAHCAAEITHAHPDGKEGAALIALVASLVFTGCSPSDIWAAIRAASWSPVVTEKLATAEQWLGAQQPIAPSIVARQLGRSITAAGSCPTAVYIALRHLREPFVDLLDFTRRVGGDVDTIGAMAGGLWGAARGLGALPMEYLAKLEDADRLVREASRFASACSVP from the coding sequence ATGTCCGACCACAGACCAAGTTCCCCTCCTGAGTCACTTGATCGTATCCAGGGCGCCTTGCTCGGCGTTGCCCTGGCGGACGCCTGGGGCGCACCCCATGAAGGCGGCCCGCTCGAAGGACTGCTGTGGCGCATGATCGGCACCCGTCACGGTCGGTGGCGCTGGACCGACGACACCCAGATGACCTTCGATGTCGCCGCCTCCCTGGCCGAATTGGGCCGCATCGACCAGGACGATCTTGCGCTGCGCTTCGCCCGCTCCTACCGCTGGTCGCGCGGCTATGGCCCCGGTGCGGCGCGCATCCTCAAGCGCATCCGACGCGGAGAGCACTGGAGCAGTGCCAGCCGCAAGGTCTATACCCAGGGCTCCTTCGGCAATGGTGCGGCCATGCGCGCGGTGCCGATCGGACTCTTTTTCGCCGGGCAGGGAACCCACACACTCATCACGGCCGCGCATTGCGCCGCCGAGATCACTCACGCCCATCCTGACGGAAAGGAAGGCGCTGCGCTGATCGCCTTGGTCGCCAGCTTGGTCTTCACCGGGTGCAGTCCGAGCGACATCTGGGCCGCCATCAGAGCCGCGTCATGGAGCCCAGTGGTGACCGAAAAACTCGCTACCGCCGAGCAATGGCTTGGCGCCCAACAGCCGATTGCGCCAAGCATCGTCGCCCGGCAGCTCGGCCGCTCGATCACTGCCGCCGGTTCCTGCCCAACAGCCGTCTATATCGCCCTGCGGCATCTGCGCGAACCCTTCGTCGATCTGCTCGACTTCACCCGCCGGGTCGGTGGCGATGTCGACACCATCGGCGCCATGGCCGGCGGCCTCTGGGGCGCCGCGCGCGGACTGGGCGCCTTGCCGATGGAGTATCTTGCCAAGCTGGAAGATGCTGACCGTCTGGTGCGCGAAGCGAGCCGTTTCGCCTCGGCTTGCAGCGTCCCCTAA
- a CDS encoding TraB/VirB10 family protein: MAEWTEHWERLSPRLRQWITLGTGGVIVGSLAVLIATAPQDDRDSEAQRRRLVNNLLTDVDPRDLGIDGLGRRLQTLEGDVRKIAYNLEQLGLDAAEGAGNRATLMQTLRRERQAELEALKRELAGVREELKSQAALPPGQGADLWVPPSPADVAETPANSEPEIRHSEPPALDQLFDAPRATVSEPAGSAKPAGPALSIRHVQGDAAKAAGKDKNPEDAISEVRIPAGSILQGVLLSGMDAPTGRTARQDPYPALLRLKDNAILPNRFRADIRECFLLVGGYGDLGSERVYLRAESINCVRRDGRTIEVAIDGYAVGEDGKVGVRGRLVNKQGQVIGRAMQVSFMQGFSQLFGTVPVASVATGGTTMPYQQVFSGQALQGAAISGTGKALDRLAEYYLDLAETIFPVLEVDAGRGVEVILNRGVGLKLDSLDQK; encoded by the coding sequence ATGGCTGAGTGGACCGAACACTGGGAGCGCCTGTCCCCGCGCCTGCGTCAATGGATCACCCTGGGGACTGGTGGCGTCATCGTCGGCTCGCTGGCAGTGTTGATCGCCACCGCACCGCAGGATGACCGCGACAGCGAGGCGCAGCGCCGGCGCCTGGTCAACAATCTACTCACCGATGTCGATCCGCGCGACCTCGGCATCGATGGCCTGGGCCGGCGCTTGCAGACCTTGGAAGGGGACGTGCGCAAGATCGCCTACAACCTGGAGCAACTCGGCCTGGATGCCGCCGAGGGCGCGGGCAATCGCGCGACCCTGATGCAGACGCTGCGCCGCGAGCGCCAGGCGGAGCTGGAGGCCCTGAAACGCGAGCTGGCCGGCGTGCGGGAAGAGCTCAAAAGCCAGGCAGCGCTTCCCCCTGGACAGGGAGCCGACCTCTGGGTGCCGCCATCACCGGCGGATGTTGCCGAGACTCCCGCTAATTCTGAGCCAGAGATTCGCCACTCCGAGCCACCAGCGCTGGATCAGCTCTTCGATGCGCCACGCGCCACCGTCTCCGAGCCAGCCGGCAGCGCCAAACCGGCTGGTCCCGCCCTCAGCATCCGTCACGTCCAGGGCGATGCGGCCAAAGCCGCCGGCAAGGATAAGAACCCCGAGGACGCCATCTCGGAAGTCCGCATCCCCGCAGGCAGCATCCTCCAAGGCGTGCTGCTCTCCGGCATGGACGCGCCCACCGGTCGCACCGCGCGCCAGGATCCCTATCCCGCGCTGCTGCGCCTGAAGGACAACGCTATCCTGCCCAACCGCTTCCGCGCCGACATCCGCGAGTGTTTTCTCCTGGTCGGTGGTTACGGCGACCTGGGCTCAGAACGGGTCTATCTGCGCGCGGAGTCCATCAACTGCGTGCGCCGCGATGGGCGAACCATTGAGGTCGCCATCGATGGCTATGCCGTCGGCGAGGACGGCAAGGTCGGCGTGCGCGGACGACTGGTGAACAAACAAGGCCAGGTCATCGGACGGGCCATGCAGGTGAGTTTCATGCAGGGCTTCAGCCAACTGTTCGGCACCGTGCCGGTCGCCTCGGTCGCCACTGGAGGAACCACCATGCCCTACCAGCAAGTCTTCTCCGGACAGGCCCTGCAAGGCGCGGCCATTTCTGGGACCGGCAAGGCGCTGGATCGCCTGGCCGAGTATTACCTGGATCTGGCCGAGACCATCTTCCCGGTGCTCGAGGTCGATGCCGGGCGCGGGGTGGAGGTGATTCTGAACCGGGGCGTGGGGCTGAAGCTTGATTCGCTTGATCAAAAATAA
- a CDS encoding NUDIX domain-containing protein, with amino-acid sequence MPKPETPLLTADIIIELADRPGRPIVLIERRYPPLGWAIPGGFVDLGERIEAAAVREALEETALPVRLCVLLGLYSDPARDPRGHTVSAVYVAEATGEPRAQDDARHLAVFAPDALPEPLAFDHAQILGDYQRYRETGRITPLWSPMTLDGA; translated from the coding sequence ATGCCAAAACCCGAAACACCGCTCCTGACAGCGGACATCATTATCGAACTCGCCGACCGGCCCGGCCGGCCTATCGTGCTAATCGAACGGCGTTATCCCCCACTGGGCTGGGCCATTCCTGGCGGTTTTGTCGATCTCGGGGAGCGCATCGAAGCCGCCGCTGTGCGGGAGGCTCTGGAGGAAACGGCCTTGCCGGTGAGGCTGTGCGTGCTGCTGGGCCTTTATTCCGATCCAGCGCGCGACCCGCGGGGGCATACGGTCAGCGCGGTCTATGTCGCGGAAGCCACCGGAGAACCCCGGGCGCAAGATGATGCCCGCCACTTGGCGGTCTTCGCACCGGATGCGTTGCCTGAACCCCTCGCGTTCGATCATGCGCAAATTCTTGGCGACTATCAGCGTTACCGCGAGACGGGCCGGATCACACCGCTTTGGTCGCCGATGACACTCGATGGCGCCTGA
- a CDS encoding DUF427 domain-containing protein encodes MPADRSGLQAARDAWRYRGQKKPPFAQVPGPGQESVWDYPRPPIYQPDHRLITVHAGEWRIAATEAAIRALETGSPPSVYLPPEAVDQSLLEPSERRTLCEWKGEAEYFHVNGPQGLIRDALWRYPHAWEEAAVIAGYFSCYPARLACCVGGERVRPQAGGYYGGWITDEIVGPFKGEPGTGHW; translated from the coding sequence ATGCCCGCTGATCGATCCGGTTTACAAGCCGCCCGCGACGCTTGGCGGTATCGCGGCCAGAAAAAACCGCCCTTCGCGCAGGTTCCTGGACCCGGCCAGGAGTCCGTCTGGGATTACCCCCGCCCGCCAATTTACCAGCCGGATCACCGGCTGATCACCGTCCATGCCGGCGAGTGGCGCATTGCCGCGACCGAAGCCGCGATTCGCGCCCTGGAAACTGGCAGCCCGCCGAGTGTCTACCTGCCGCCCGAGGCCGTCGATCAGTCGCTGCTGGAACCATCCGAGCGCCGCACCCTGTGCGAATGGAAAGGCGAGGCCGAGTATTTTCACGTCAATGGCCCGCAAGGACTGATCCGCGATGCGCTCTGGCGCTATCCGCACGCCTGGGAGGAGGCCGCCGTGATTGCCGGCTATTTTTCCTGTTACCCGGCGCGGCTCGCGTGCTGTGTCGGCGGCGAGCGGGTGCGACCCCAAGCAGGGGGATATTATGGCGGTTGGATCACTGATGAGATCGTCGGTCCGTTCAAGGGCGAGCCGGGGACTGGGCACTGGTAA
- a CDS encoding TraE/TraK family type IV conjugative transfer system protein, translated as MDFHTLSRTWRGLNAENRFHRLVVAVLLLINLLTLLALVRADRTVVLVPPILEGEVNIARDSASRSVKEAWAVHVAGLLGNVSAGSADFIRAALEPLLSPPLRREVLAVIGEQVAAIKRERVAMHFSPDALRYDQPSDTFFVTGQQVSAGPGAEPVRHQRTYEIQVGFRHYRPVIRHLDVYPGGPRTTAQP; from the coding sequence ATGGATTTTCACACCCTGAGCCGCACCTGGCGCGGATTGAACGCCGAGAATCGTTTCCACCGCCTGGTCGTGGCAGTGTTGCTGCTCATCAACCTGCTGACACTGCTCGCCCTGGTGCGCGCGGATCGCACTGTGGTGCTGGTCCCGCCGATCCTCGAGGGCGAGGTCAATATCGCCCGCGACAGCGCCAGTCGCTCGGTCAAGGAAGCCTGGGCGGTGCATGTCGCCGGACTGCTCGGCAATGTCAGCGCCGGCTCGGCGGACTTCATCCGCGCGGCGCTCGAACCCCTGCTGTCCCCGCCGCTGCGTCGCGAGGTGCTCGCCGTCATCGGCGAACAGGTCGCCGCCATCAAGCGCGAACGGGTGGCGATGCATTTCTCCCCCGATGCGCTGCGCTATGACCAACCCAGCGACACCTTCTTCGTCACCGGCCAGCAGGTCAGTGCCGGTCCCGGCGCCGAACCCGTCCGCCATCAACGCACCTACGAAATCCAGGTCGGCTTCCGGCACTACCGCCCGGTGATCCGGCATCTGGATGTCTATCCCGGCGGTCCGCGCACGACCGCGCAACCTTGA
- a CDS encoding Rha family transcriptional regulator — protein sequence MFGTEVNSNSPGSGLPQASPVPFNHAVQSVSQSGEAFVMGLMVLNASETFPLAMSSREIAELTGKTHGHVLRDIRKMLKNLYHLDDKPKLDQHKIQGVTIEKDDRGYIARIDLDKDHTLTLLTGYNDQARLRVVRRWQALEKTQVRPLSPAELMIAHGQALLAAERDQAEQAERIARLEQRVDLMGSDTGYRTITAYMKQNGIRLPISESRQKGMAAAKLARERGERIGSIPDERFGSVNSYPIDVLDEVFSLAG from the coding sequence ATGTTTGGAACCGAAGTCAACAGCAACAGTCCTGGTTCTGGCTTGCCGCAGGCATCGCCGGTCCCATTCAATCACGCTGTTCAATCGGTATCACAATCAGGGGAAGCATTCGTTATGGGACTGATGGTGTTGAACGCGTCGGAGACTTTTCCGTTGGCCATGTCGAGCCGCGAGATCGCGGAACTGACCGGGAAAACGCATGGTCATGTTCTTCGCGATATCCGAAAGATGTTGAAGAATCTCTATCACCTGGACGATAAACCAAAACTGGATCAACATAAAATACAGGGTGTTACGATTGAGAAGGATGATCGTGGGTACATTGCCCGGATCGACCTCGACAAGGATCACACCCTCACGTTGCTCACCGGTTACAACGATCAGGCTCGGTTGCGCGTCGTTCGGCGTTGGCAAGCATTGGAGAAGACCCAAGTCCGGCCTCTCTCTCCAGCCGAGTTGATGATCGCGCATGGGCAGGCGCTGCTCGCAGCCGAACGAGACCAAGCCGAACAAGCGGAGCGGATCGCGAGACTCGAACAGCGTGTCGATTTGATGGGTAGCGATACGGGCTACCGGACCATCACCGCCTACATGAAGCAGAACGGTATTCGATTGCCAATCTCCGAATCGCGCCAGAAAGGGATGGCCGCCGCCAAGCTAGCGCGCGAGCGCGGAGAGCGCATCGGCAGTATTCCAGACGAGCGCTTCGGTTCGGTCAACAGCTATCCCATCGATGTGCTGGATGAGGTGTTCTCGCTTGCGGGCTAA
- a CDS encoding TraK domain-containing protein: protein MHFQPRRLTVSIQAALLGTGLAVTSLGSQAASPFLRTSADSNPNQPATTKDAQLALGPRTVTVEPGSTVILELAIDHLNRIVTPFRSPSVRTVSSVSTEVDGNVLYVATAEETPATLYITDADDAQTTVALTLAPRRVPPREIRLLVPGLENQRKASRPSSAVTESASVQPDMAPVAIWRQPQQYVAELTQGFRALALGEVPDGYRSGRVRFGPAIRCGADVNLSQVKTYDGDALRFLTARVRVKGDQPVVLDESQCQAGGKGAIAAAALWPSGPLHPGADATLLVAIDPSRANPAARTAQPGGTR, encoded by the coding sequence ATGCACTTCCAACCCCGTCGTCTTACCGTCTCCATCCAGGCCGCCCTGCTCGGAACGGGGCTCGCCGTGACGAGTCTGGGTTCTCAGGCCGCGAGTCCCTTTCTGCGCACCAGCGCTGACTCCAATCCCAACCAGCCCGCCACCACCAAGGATGCCCAACTGGCCCTCGGACCGCGCACCGTCACGGTCGAACCGGGCAGTACCGTCATCCTGGAACTGGCCATCGATCACCTCAACCGCATTGTCACGCCCTTCCGATCACCGTCGGTCAGGACGGTCTCCAGTGTTTCGACCGAGGTCGATGGGAATGTCCTCTATGTCGCCACCGCCGAGGAGACCCCGGCGACCCTCTACATCACCGATGCCGATGATGCCCAGACCACGGTGGCGCTGACGCTGGCGCCGCGTCGGGTGCCGCCACGCGAGATTCGTCTGCTTGTGCCGGGATTGGAGAACCAGCGTAAGGCGTCCCGCCCGTCGTCCGCCGTGACTGAGTCGGCGTCAGTGCAGCCAGACATGGCGCCCGTGGCCATTTGGCGCCAGCCGCAGCAGTACGTCGCGGAATTGACCCAAGGCTTTCGTGCCCTGGCCTTGGGTGAGGTGCCCGATGGCTATCGGTCAGGTCGCGTGCGCTTCGGTCCTGCGATCCGCTGCGGTGCGGATGTCAACTTGAGCCAGGTGAAGACATACGACGGCGATGCACTGCGCTTTCTGACCGCCAGGGTGCGGGTCAAGGGCGACCAGCCGGTCGTGCTCGATGAAAGCCAGTGCCAAGCCGGCGGGAAAGGCGCCATTGCGGCTGCGGCCCTGTGGCCCAGCGGTCCGCTGCATCCCGGAGCCGATGCGACCCTGTTGGTCGCGATCGATCCCTCGCGCGCAAATCCAGCCGCGCGTACCGCTCAGCCGGGAGGAACCCGCTGA
- a CDS encoding polynucleotide kinase-phosphatase has translation MTITLPVFSLIMLVGASGSGKSTFARRHFRPTEVLSSDTCRGWVSDDETDQSATKDAFEVLHFIAAKRLAARRLTVIDATNVQPDARKSLLALARRWHCLPVAIVLDLPPALCHGRNQARADRQFGSEVVRRQADQLKRSLRSLKKEGFRQIVRLDSPEAIEAVRIERQPLWNDRRADTGPFDLIGDVHGCFFELCDLLRTLGYQVNDDPAQPSAQHPEGRRALFLGDLVDRGPATPAVLRLVMQMTAAGQALCVPGNHEAKLKKWLDGRQVKPTHGLAESIAQLEKESAAFRAQVRDWIDGLVSHYVLDGGNLVAAHAGLAEEFQGRASGAVRSFALYGETTGETDAFGLPVRHDWAAAYRGRAHVVYGHTPVPEPVWINRTLCLDTGCVFGGRLTSLRWPEKAIISVLARQPYYQPVRPLADPSTLIARPADLLDITDIQGLRHIETALIPRVRIGEDQAAAALEVMSRFAVDPHWLIYLPPTMAPAATCPEGEYLEHPRPVLEDYRRGGVTRLIGQEKHMGSRAVVIVTRADGVAARRFGATDRREGVIHTRTGRPFFADRALERALLERLRGAVAASGLWEEFNTDWLALDAELMPWSAKALELLKSQYATVGAAGQRGLAAAVDLLDQAVARGGAPEDLLARFRARQTMLDDYVAAYRRYCWDTPSLEDYRLAPFHLLAAEGRTFSDRDHLWHIQTLARLCAADALLQATAYRLVNLEDAHSEQALIDWWLELTGRGGEGLVIKPLDWVTTSQSGQRGKWVQPAIKCRGREYLRIIYGPEYTHPEHLGRLRARSLGSKRALALREYALGLEALHRFVSGEPLYRVHECVFGVLALESEGVDPRL, from the coding sequence ATGACCATTACCCTGCCAGTCTTCTCCCTCATCATGCTGGTCGGTGCTTCCGGCAGCGGCAAATCGACCTTCGCCCGACGGCATTTTCGCCCCACCGAGGTCTTGTCCTCGGATACCTGCCGCGGCTGGGTCAGCGATGACGAGACCGACCAGTCCGCCACCAAGGACGCCTTCGAGGTGCTGCATTTCATCGCCGCCAAGCGGTTGGCCGCGCGACGCCTGACAGTGATCGACGCGACCAATGTGCAGCCCGACGCACGCAAGTCGCTGCTCGCCCTGGCGCGACGCTGGCACTGCTTGCCGGTCGCCATCGTGCTCGATCTGCCGCCGGCCCTGTGCCACGGTCGCAACCAGGCGCGCGCGGATCGCCAATTCGGATCCGAGGTAGTGCGCCGCCAAGCCGATCAGCTTAAACGTTCTTTGCGCAGTCTGAAGAAAGAAGGTTTTCGCCAGATCGTGCGGCTCGACTCGCCCGAGGCCATCGAGGCCGTGCGCATCGAGCGCCAACCGCTGTGGAACGACCGCCGCGCGGATACCGGCCCTTTCGATCTAATTGGCGACGTGCATGGCTGTTTCTTTGAGCTGTGCGATCTGCTGCGCACCCTGGGCTACCAGGTCAATGATGATCCCGCCCAGCCCAGCGCCCAGCACCCGGAGGGTCGCCGCGCGCTCTTTCTTGGCGACCTGGTCGATCGCGGCCCCGCCACGCCTGCCGTGCTGCGCCTGGTGATGCAGATGACCGCCGCAGGTCAGGCGCTCTGCGTGCCGGGCAATCATGAGGCCAAGCTGAAGAAATGGCTCGACGGTCGCCAGGTCAAGCCAACCCATGGCCTGGCCGAATCCATCGCCCAGCTCGAAAAGGAGTCGGCCGCTTTTCGCGCCCAGGTGCGCGACTGGATCGATGGGCTGGTCAGTCATTATGTGCTGGACGGCGGCAACCTGGTCGCGGCCCATGCCGGCCTGGCGGAGGAATTCCAGGGCCGCGCCTCGGGTGCGGTGCGGTCTTTCGCGCTCTATGGCGAGACCACCGGAGAGACCGATGCCTTCGGCCTGCCGGTGCGCCATGACTGGGCGGCGGCCTATCGCGGCCGGGCGCATGTGGTGTATGGCCATACCCCGGTACCCGAGCCGGTCTGGATCAACCGCACCCTGTGCCTGGATACCGGCTGCGTCTTCGGCGGGCGGCTGACGTCGCTGCGCTGGCCGGAGAAGGCGATCATATCCGTTCTGGCCCGGCAGCCGTATTACCAGCCGGTGCGACCGCTGGCCGATCCCTCAACATTGATTGCGAGGCCAGCAGACCTTCTCGACATCACCGACATTCAGGGCTTGCGTCACATCGAGACCGCGCTGATCCCGCGCGTGCGCATCGGCGAGGATCAGGCAGCGGCGGCCTTGGAGGTCATGAGCCGCTTCGCCGTCGATCCCCATTGGCTGATCTATCTGCCCCCGACCATGGCGCCGGCGGCGACCTGCCCGGAGGGCGAGTATCTGGAGCACCCGCGCCCGGTGCTGGAGGATTATCGGCGGGGCGGCGTCACGCGTCTGATCGGCCAGGAAAAGCACATGGGCTCGCGCGCGGTGGTCATCGTCACTCGCGCCGATGGCGTGGCGGCCCGGCGTTTTGGCGCCACCGATCGACGCGAGGGCGTGATCCACACCCGCACCGGACGGCCCTTCTTTGCCGACCGGGCGTTGGAGCGCGCCCTGCTCGAACGGCTGCGCGGCGCCGTCGCGGCCAGCGGACTCTGGGAAGAATTCAACACCGACTGGCTGGCGCTGGATGCCGAGCTGATGCCCTGGTCGGCCAAGGCGCTGGAACTGCTCAAAAGCCAATATGCCACGGTCGGGGCCGCCGGCCAGCGGGGATTGGCCGCGGCAGTCGATCTGCTCGATCAAGCGGTCGCGCGTGGCGGTGCTCCCGAGGACTTGCTCGCGCGTTTTCGCGCGCGCCAGACCATGCTGGACGATTATGTCGCAGCCTATCGGCGCTATTGCTGGGACACGCCGTCACTGGAAGACTACCGCCTCGCGCCCTTCCATCTGCTCGCCGCCGAGGGGCGAACCTTCAGCGATCGTGATCATCTCTGGCATATCCAAACCCTGGCGCGTCTGTGCGCGGCCGATGCCTTGCTGCAAGCGACCGCCTATCGTCTGGTCAACCTAGAGGATGCGCACTCCGAACAGGCGCTGATCGATTGGTGGCTGGAGCTGACCGGGCGCGGTGGCGAAGGCTTGGTGATCAAGCCGCTCGATTGGGTCACCACCAGCCAGTCAGGACAGCGCGGCAAGTGGGTGCAACCAGCGATCAAATGCCGAGGGCGCGAGTATCTGCGCATTATCTACGGTCCGGAATATACGCATCCCGAGCATCTCGGGCGACTGCGCGCCCGAAGCCTGGGCTCCAAGCGCGCACTGGCCCTGCGCGAGTATGCGCTTGGGCTGGAGGCGCTCCATCGATTTGTCAGTGGCGAGCCGTTGTATCGGGTGCATGAGTGCGTCTTCGGTGTCCTGGCGCTGGAGAGCGAGGGTGTCGATCCGCGACTCTAA
- the dinB gene encoding DNA polymerase IV — protein MSRLILHVDLDAFFAAIEQRDHPEWQGRPVVVGAQPGQRGVVATCSYEARRFGVHSAMPIAQAVRRLPPEAVYVRPRMAQYAQVSEQIMAVLATLSPQIERVSIDEAYLDISGLTALVGPPQVIGEQVKTGIRQAVGLTASVGIGPNRLIAKLASDARKPDGLTVVLADQVDAFLNPMPFQVLRGIGPKTAPRLGRLGVRTIGDVRRLPLVTLRRHLGARAGTQCYCQARGIADDQIHPERPRKSISKETTFAEDVTDPQMLESTLHWAAQEVSWLARQTGNKGRVVTLKIRFFPFETHTRSRTLTRPTADEQQLFCIARSMLTTETSWHSRPVRLIGLGLSGWPESNRRVQLDLFDAANAQPEPEEPTLTKTLDAIRQRFGAEAIQRGLSTHRHCD, from the coding sequence ATGTCACGCCTGATCCTGCATGTCGATCTCGACGCCTTCTTCGCCGCCATCGAACAACGCGACCATCCCGAGTGGCAGGGGCGCCCGGTGGTCGTCGGCGCTCAGCCGGGCCAGCGGGGCGTGGTGGCGACCTGCTCCTACGAAGCGCGGCGCTTCGGCGTGCATTCCGCCATGCCCATCGCACAGGCGGTGCGGCGTTTGCCGCCGGAAGCGGTTTATGTCCGCCCGCGTATGGCCCAGTATGCGCAGGTCTCCGAACAAATCATGGCGGTGCTCGCGACCCTCTCCCCGCAGATCGAACGGGTCTCGATCGACGAAGCCTATCTTGACATCTCCGGTCTGACCGCCCTGGTCGGGCCGCCTCAGGTCATCGGCGAGCAGGTCAAGACCGGCATCCGCCAGGCCGTGGGTCTGACCGCATCGGTCGGCATCGGACCGAACCGGCTCATCGCCAAGCTGGCCTCTGACGCTCGCAAGCCCGATGGCTTGACGGTCGTGCTGGCTGACCAAGTGGATGCATTTCTCAACCCCATGCCATTCCAGGTACTGCGCGGCATCGGCCCCAAGACCGCGCCTCGGCTGGGGCGCCTGGGTGTCAGAACGATTGGCGACGTGCGCCGACTCCCGCTCGTGACCCTGCGCCGTCATCTGGGCGCGCGCGCTGGTACTCAGTGCTATTGTCAGGCACGCGGAATCGCCGACGACCAGATTCATCCCGAGCGACCGCGCAAATCCATCTCCAAGGAAACCACCTTCGCCGAAGATGTCACCGATCCCCAGATGTTGGAAAGCACCCTGCATTGGGCCGCGCAGGAGGTCAGCTGGCTAGCCCGGCAGACGGGGAACAAAGGGCGCGTCGTGACGCTGAAAATCCGCTTCTTCCCCTTCGAGACCCACACCCGCTCGCGCACGCTCACGCGTCCGACAGCGGATGAACAGCAACTGTTTTGCATCGCCCGGTCCATGCTCACCACCGAAACGTCCTGGCACAGCCGCCCCGTGCGGCTGATCGGACTCGGACTCTCCGGTTGGCCCGAGTCCAATCGGCGTGTGCAGCTCGATCTTTTCGACGCGGCTAACGCGCAACCAGAGCCCGAAGAGCCGACCTTGACCAAGACACTCGACGCCATCCGCCAGCGTTTTGGTGCCGAAGCCATTCAACGCGGGCTCAGCACCCATCGCCATTGTGACTGA